Proteins from a single region of Stutzerimonas stutzeri:
- the ligD gene encoding DNA ligase D has translation MALDDYQRMRDFAATPEPSGKVRAKSRKREALQYVIQKHDATRLHYDFRLELDGTLKSWAIPKGPSLDPRVRRLAVHVEDHPLEYATFEGSIPKGHYGAGDVIVWESGVWLPLGDALDGYRKGKLKFTLEGEKLAGSWNLVRTNLNGKKEQWFLIKSRDEAARDESDYNVVVAEPDSVLSDRALVPRKRGVAKTPTQMAPVEPVKKPVKKPVKKPVKRTTRKHRSSVTLEGAVAAELPNTFKPQLATLVDAVPNGDWHYEIKFDGYRMLARIESGEVRLFTRNGHDWTAKMPEQAEALAGLGLQSAWLDGEVVVADEEGTPDFQALQNAFEVGRSGSILYYLFDLPFLNGMDLRQVPLEHRRAALQELLGRSDSELLRFSDGFTEQPDSILESACQMKLEGLIGKRAGSSYVSRRSDSWVKIKCSNRQEFIIVGYTQPKGTRTGFGALLLGLHDEEGKLRYAGKVGTGFNHATLQTLHKQLKKLETDDSPLSKAPPAADTRGAQWLKPQLMCEVAYAEMTRQGVVRHSVFHGLRSDKPAEAITHERAKSVARASRTPVAKTADTVGSGKVRISNPERVIDPSSGTTKIELARYYAQVAPWALPQLRARPLALVRAPEGISGELFFQKHADKLAIPHITQLDPALDPKHGALMVIESTEALVGAAQMGTIELHSWNAVAPELEHPDRFVLDLDPDPALPWKSMIEATQLTQTLLDEIGLASFLKTSGGKGLHIVVPLDPVHDWGEVKGFSQAIAKYLAKLLPTHFSAVSGPRNRVGRIFIDYLRNSRGASTVAAYSARARDGLPVSVPVYREELAELKGANRWTVRNLMERLHELGADDPWADIAQTSQRITAQMRKQLGMR, from the coding sequence ATGGCGCTTGATGATTACCAGCGTATGCGTGACTTCGCCGCGACCCCTGAGCCCTCCGGCAAGGTACGGGCGAAATCGCGCAAGCGTGAGGCGCTGCAGTACGTCATCCAGAAACACGATGCCACGCGCTTGCATTACGACTTCCGCCTGGAACTGGACGGCACGCTGAAAAGTTGGGCAATTCCCAAAGGTCCTAGCCTGGACCCAAGGGTGCGCCGGCTCGCCGTGCACGTGGAAGATCACCCTCTGGAATACGCCACGTTCGAAGGCAGCATTCCAAAGGGGCATTACGGCGCTGGCGATGTAATCGTCTGGGAAAGTGGCGTTTGGCTGCCCCTGGGCGACGCTCTGGACGGCTATCGCAAAGGCAAGCTGAAATTCACGCTGGAGGGCGAAAAGCTCGCAGGTAGCTGGAACCTGGTGCGTACGAATCTGAATGGCAAGAAGGAACAGTGGTTCCTAATCAAATCCCGGGACGAAGCTGCGCGCGACGAGAGCGACTACAATGTCGTTGTCGCTGAGCCGGATAGCGTGCTCAGTGATCGCGCGCTCGTACCGCGCAAACGCGGTGTCGCCAAGACTCCCACCCAAATGGCACCTGTCGAGCCGGTCAAAAAGCCGGTCAAAAAGCCGGTCAAAAAGCCGGTCAAGCGAACCACACGCAAGCATCGCTCAAGCGTAACGCTCGAAGGTGCAGTCGCTGCAGAGTTGCCAAATACGTTCAAGCCGCAGCTGGCGACGCTGGTCGATGCGGTACCTAATGGTGACTGGCACTACGAAATCAAGTTCGACGGTTATCGCATGCTGGCTCGGATCGAGTCAGGAGAGGTGCGTCTGTTTACCCGCAATGGCCATGACTGGACTGCCAAGATGCCAGAGCAAGCTGAAGCATTGGCTGGTTTGGGACTGCAGTCCGCCTGGCTGGATGGTGAGGTCGTAGTAGCGGACGAGGAGGGCACGCCGGACTTTCAGGCGTTGCAAAACGCTTTCGAGGTGGGGCGTAGCGGCAGCATTCTTTACTACCTGTTCGACCTGCCATTTCTGAACGGTATGGATTTGCGCCAGGTACCGCTGGAACACCGCCGTGCGGCGCTGCAGGAGCTATTGGGCCGCAGCGATAGCGAGTTGCTGCGCTTTTCCGATGGCTTCACCGAGCAGCCCGACAGCATTCTCGAAAGCGCCTGTCAGATGAAGCTCGAAGGGCTGATCGGCAAGCGCGCCGGCAGCTCCTACGTCTCTCGACGTAGCGATAGCTGGGTGAAGATCAAATGCAGTAATCGCCAGGAGTTCATCATCGTCGGCTACACCCAGCCAAAAGGTACGCGCACCGGCTTTGGTGCGCTGCTGCTGGGGCTGCATGATGAAGAGGGTAAGCTGCGCTATGCCGGCAAGGTGGGCACCGGATTCAATCACGCCACACTGCAGACACTGCACAAACAGCTGAAGAAATTGGAGACCGATGACAGCCCGTTGTCCAAGGCACCGCCCGCGGCCGACACACGGGGGGCGCAGTGGCTCAAACCTCAGCTGATGTGTGAAGTCGCTTATGCCGAGATGACTCGCCAGGGCGTCGTCCGCCATTCGGTGTTTCATGGCTTGCGCTCGGATAAACCTGCCGAAGCCATTACCCATGAGCGAGCAAAATCAGTCGCGCGTGCATCCAGGACGCCGGTCGCGAAGACGGCAGATACTGTTGGCAGCGGGAAAGTCAGGATTTCCAATCCCGAGCGAGTGATTGACCCCAGCAGCGGCACGACCAAGATCGAACTGGCTCGGTACTACGCGCAGGTGGCCCCCTGGGCGCTGCCGCAACTGCGCGCACGCCCCCTCGCGCTGGTTCGTGCACCGGAGGGCATCAGCGGGGAGCTGTTCTTTCAGAAACATGCCGACAAGCTGGCGATACCCCATATCACTCAGCTCGATCCCGCACTCGACCCGAAACATGGCGCGCTGATGGTTATCGAAAGCACCGAAGCGCTGGTCGGGGCCGCGCAGATGGGGACCATCGAGCTGCATAGCTGGAATGCCGTAGCGCCCGAACTGGAGCACCCAGACCGCTTTGTGCTCGACCTCGATCCTGACCCGGCGCTGCCCTGGAAGAGCATGATCGAAGCGACTCAGCTGACCCAGACGCTGCTGGACGAAATTGGCCTGGCATCGTTTCTCAAGACCAGCGGCGGCAAGGGCTTACACATTGTGGTGCCGCTCGACCCGGTGCACGACTGGGGCGAAGTGAAGGGCTTCAGCCAGGCTATCGCCAAGTACCTGGCCAAGTTGCTGCCTACACATTTTTCGGCAGTAAGCGGGCCGAGAAACCGGGTCGGGCGCATCTTCATTGACTACCTGCGCAATAGCCGCGGGGCCAGCACCGTTGCTGCGTATTCGGCGCGTGCTCGAGACGGCTTGCCGGTTTCCGTGCCGGTCTACCGGGAGGAGCTGGCGGAGCTGAAAGGCGCGAACAGGTGGACGGTTCGCAATCTCATGGAGCGGCTGCACGAACTCGGTGCTGATGACCCCTGGGCGGATATCGCGCAAACAAGCCAGCGAATCACCGCGCAGATGCGCAAGCAGCTAGGCATGCGCTAG
- a CDS encoding DsrE family protein — translation MKRFLAATALSGFACLAVAESQAVTVILSDSSNMTQGMAMVLANQMQAQGAQVDILLCDQGGDLALKDAGGEALKPNDVTPAQLLSAALKKGATASVCALYLPNTGHAAEQLKDGVSVAKPDAMARAMLEPQRKVFSF, via the coding sequence ATGAAGAGATTCCTAGCCGCAACCGCCTTATCCGGTTTTGCATGCCTCGCAGTCGCAGAGAGCCAGGCCGTTACGGTGATCCTCAGTGATAGCAGCAATATGACCCAGGGAATGGCCATGGTACTGGCCAATCAGATGCAGGCTCAGGGCGCTCAAGTCGACATCCTGCTATGTGACCAAGGCGGCGATCTGGCCCTCAAGGATGCCGGAGGTGAAGCCTTGAAACCCAATGACGTGACGCCGGCGCAGCTATTGAGCGCTGCCCTAAAAAAGGGCGCGACCGCTTCGGTTTGCGCGTTGTACCTGCCCAATACAGGACATGCCGCCGAGCAGCTCAAGGATGGAGTCTCCGTCGCCAAACCAGACGCCATGGCGCGCGCCATGCTGGAGCCCCAGCGCAAGGTTTTTAGCTTCTAA